The following are encoded together in the Argopecten irradians isolate NY chromosome 5, Ai_NY, whole genome shotgun sequence genome:
- the LOC138323893 gene encoding uncharacterized protein, whose translation MSVSECQPVIFLSHGAGPSLFMDANIEPRITGLDKDSKATNTLKTFVKDHNIATPKALVVFSAHWEEEVCSVSSPENYSLDYNYGDFQWPAETYEIRWPVSGSSDVAKRVKELFDVKGIPYHEDNKRGLDHGVFIPLKLVFPEANIPVVEVSLLKSYDMGDHLKIGEALMDLSKENILVIGSGFATHSGMCEAGLPWAEPFRDWLHDLVSNPSYSPNERKNRFLAYTEEETFTSAHKTPEHFLPIALCCAAGGYQAGSILHSEFTIGSLLYDHYKFQAN comes from the exons ATGTCTGTGAGCGAATGTCAACCAGTCATCTTCCTTTCACATGGAGCTGGACCTTCGCTCTTCATGGATGCCAATATTGAACCAAGAATTACCGGTTTAGACAAGGACTCCAAAGCCACAAACACGTTAAAAACCTTCGTGAAGGACCATAACATCGCCACTCCGAAAGCTCTTGTGGTTTTCAGTGCCCATTGGGAAGAGGAAGTTTGTTCGGTGTCATCGCCCGAAAATTATTCCTTGGACTATAATTATGGTGACTTTCAATGGCCTGCTGAGACGTACGAGATCCGGTGGCCTGTTTCTGGGTCGTCTGATGTGGCGAAAAGAGTCAAAGAACTGTTTGATGTAAAAGGAATACCATACCACGAGGACAACAAACGGGGACTAGATCACGGAGTGTTCATCCCATTGAAACTGGTATTTCCTGAAGCCAATATTCCAG TGGTTGAAGTGTCACTTTTGAAGAGTTATGACATGGGTGACCATCTGAAGATTGGCGAGGCGTTGATGGACTTGAGTAAAGAGAATATTCTTGTGATAGGCAGTGGTTTTGCTACACATTCAGGAATGTGCGAGGCAGGACTACCTTGGGCTGAACCTTTCAGAGACTGGCTTCACGATCTGGTGTCTAATCCCAGTTATAGCCCTAACGAACGCAAAAACAGGTTCCTGGCTTATACGGAAGAGGAGACATTCACCAGTGCACATAAAACCCCCGAACATTTTCTTCCTATAGCGTTATGTTGTGCGGCAGGCGGATACCAAGCTGGATCGATTCTGCATTCTGAATTCACAATAGGAAGTCTGCTGTATGATCACTACAAATTTCAAGCAAACTAA